The DNA region ACCATGAGCTACATTATAGCCCATCTCTAATAATCTCTTTATCATGCCTTGTGGTGCTGGAGCTCCACCAGTGAGAAATGTAAAATCTTTGTTGAGATTATATTTGTTTTTTTCTAATTCATTTATAATAGAAAGCCATACTGTTGGCACCCCTACAGTTAAATTTACATCCTCTTTTTCGTATAAATCTAATAGGCTTTTTGCATCGAGATAAGGCCCTGGATAAACATGTTTGCAACCAACCATTGTCATAGCAAAGGGAAAGCCCCAAGCATTTACATGAAACATTGGAACAACAGGTGTTATTGCATCAGAATATTTAACATTACTTACATCGGGTAAAGATATTGCAAGAGCATGCAAACACTGAGCTCTGTTAGAGTATAAAACACCCTTTGGTCTGCCAGTTGTTCCTGATGTATAACAAAGACCAGCTGCATCATTTTCAGCAATTTCAGGGTAATTAAAATCTTCACCATTAGTAGACATCACCTGTTTTTCATAATCAACATATTTATTGTTAGTGTTCCCTTCTTTCAGTGGTGCAACTATTATTTGTTCAATATCTATTTTATCCTCTATTTTCTCTAGAAGTGGAAGGAGTGTATCCTCAATTATAAGAATCTTATCCTCTGCGTGATTTATTATATAGATTATTTCATCCACGTGTAATCTAATGTTAAGAGTATGTATAACAAATCCTGCAGAAGGGATTCCCAAATAAGCCTCTAAATGTATATGATTGTTAAACATAAGTGTAGCAACCCTATCACCTTTTTTTAAACCATAATTTGTTAAATA from Deferribacterota bacterium includes:
- a CDS encoding long-chain fatty acid--CoA ligase, with amino-acid sequence YLTNYGLKKGDRVATLMFNNHIHLEAYLGIPSAGFVIHTLNIRLHVDEIIYIINHAEDKILIIEDTLLPLLEKIEDKIDIEQIIVAPLKEGNTNNKYVDYEKQVMSTNGEDFNYPEIAENDAAGLCYTSGTTGRPKGVLYSNRAQCLHALAISLPDVSNVKYSDAITPVVPMFHVNAWGFPFAMTMVGCKHVYPGPYLDAKSLLDLYEKEDVNLTVGVPTVWLSIINELEKNKYNLNKDFTFLTGGAPAPQGMIKRLLEMGYNVAHGWGMTETTPVGLINRLKPEMNKLSIEEKSEFLTKQGQPLPFIEIKGVNESGEIPWDGKTMGELYIRGPWIAKAYFKTEAKDKFLDNYFATGDIAVIDNKGYVKIVDRSKDLIKSGGEWISSVDLENALMSHDKIIEAAVVAYPHEVWQERPLAFVVVKEGEKVTKEELNNFLSEKFAKWWLPDDYIFIDEIPRTSAGKFLKRQLRDNVNKYIKNKDQNKNK